The Saprospiraceae bacterium genome includes a window with the following:
- the hflX gene encoding GTPase HflX, which yields MSDAWKVGKESKKGILKEQEYCILIGVIAGNETEVQVMEYLDELEFLAMTAGAVTKKVFTQKMPHPNVKTFVGTGKLAEIKEYIERNENITLAIFDEDLTGKQTSFLEEELKVKIVDRSTLILDIFAERAQTAQAKTQVELAQMQYLLPRLRGLWTHLERQRGGIGMRGPGEMEIETDRRIVRDKIAQLKKKLEKIDQQAQTQRKNRGELIRVSLVGYTNVGKSTLMNVLSKSDVFAEDKLFATLDTTVRKVVWETMPFLLSDTVGFIRKLPHHLIESFKSTLDEVRESDILVHVVDISHPQHEDHILTVQNTLNELGASDRTTLMVFNKIDLYREKYFDAFLDEEVKKEIIEELTQKYLNQYNHTNVFISATDKENIDMLREILKEMIRKEYEVRYPFQVKTW from the coding sequence ATGAGCGACGCTTGGAAAGTAGGTAAAGAAAGTAAAAAAGGTATTTTAAAAGAACAGGAATACTGTATTCTTATAGGTGTCATTGCGGGCAATGAGACAGAGGTACAAGTAATGGAATACTTAGATGAACTGGAGTTTCTGGCCATGACTGCCGGAGCTGTTACTAAAAAAGTTTTTACACAAAAAATGCCACACCCCAATGTCAAGACTTTTGTTGGTACAGGTAAATTGGCAGAGATTAAAGAATATATCGAACGTAATGAAAATATCACACTGGCCATTTTTGATGAAGACCTGACAGGCAAGCAAACAAGTTTTCTGGAAGAAGAACTGAAAGTCAAAATCGTGGACCGAAGTACTCTCATTCTGGATATTTTTGCAGAGAGAGCACAGACTGCGCAGGCTAAAACGCAGGTTGAACTTGCTCAGATGCAATATTTACTTCCACGATTGAGAGGATTATGGACGCACCTTGAAAGACAAAGAGGGGGTATCGGTATGCGGGGACCAGGTGAGATGGAAATCGAAACGGATAGAAGGATCGTCAGAGACAAGATAGCACAACTCAAAAAGAAGCTTGAAAAAATTGATCAGCAGGCGCAGACACAACGCAAAAACCGGGGCGAACTTATCAGAGTTTCTCTGGTCGGATATACCAATGTCGGCAAATCAACATTGATGAATGTATTGAGCAAATCGGATGTGTTTGCGGAAGATAAATTATTTGCAACGCTTGATACAACCGTCCGAAAAGTAGTCTGGGAAACAATGCCTTTTTTACTTTCTGATACGGTAGGTTTTATACGCAAACTTCCGCATCATCTGATAGAAAGTTTCAAATCTACACTGGACGAGGTACGCGAAAGTGATATTTTGGTTCATGTCGTAGATATTTCTCATCCGCAGCACGAAGATCACATTCTGACCGTACAAAATACACTGAATGAACTCGGGGCTTCTGACAGAACTACGCTGATGGTTTTTAATAAAATTGATTTATACAGAGAAAAATACTTCGATGCATTTCTGGATGAAGAAGTCAAAAAGGAAATCATTGAAGAGCTAACACAAAAATATCTGAATCAATACAACCATACCAATGTATTTATTTCAGCTACGGATAAAGAGAATATCGATATGCTCAGAGAAATTCTAAAAGAAATGATACGCAAGGAATATGAAGTGCGATATCCCTTTCAGGTAAAAACCTGGTAA
- a CDS encoding aminopeptidase, producing MMNLLSKYAHLLVNYCLELKEGEKLYISTTTLAEPLVREVYKEAMKCGAHVEVNMSFREQNRIFLKEGNRDQLEYISPSYKVAVENYDAFLTIRAPFNLKEDQNNDREKSKIRQEVLNDLNQTFFRRNAEKSLKRCVCQFPTQASAQEAGMSLEEYEEFVYNACHLYADDPKSEWLKVRETQQKMVDYLNVSDKIRYLCGQTDIEFSVKDRIWINSDGRANMPSGEVFTGPVENSVNGVIYFNFPSIYMGNEVEGITLWVKEGKVYKWHAEKGQTFLDMIFSIEGAEYFGEVAIGTNYNIQKATKNILFDEKIGGTVHMAIGQSYIQTGGLNKSAIHWDMITDMKNGGEIYADDKLIYKNGFFLLS from the coding sequence ATGATGAATCTGCTGTCCAAATATGCGCATCTGTTGGTTAATTATTGTCTCGAACTAAAGGAAGGAGAAAAATTATATATCAGCACTACAACCCTGGCAGAGCCATTGGTAAGAGAAGTGTATAAAGAAGCCATGAAGTGTGGGGCTCATGTGGAAGTGAATATGTCGTTTCGGGAGCAAAACAGGATATTCCTGAAAGAAGGAAACAGGGATCAATTAGAATACATATCTCCTTCTTATAAAGTGGCGGTAGAAAATTATGACGCATTTCTTACGATCAGAGCACCTTTTAATTTGAAAGAAGATCAAAACAATGATCGTGAAAAATCAAAGATCAGGCAGGAAGTATTAAACGATCTCAATCAGACATTTTTCAGGAGGAATGCGGAAAAAAGTCTCAAGCGTTGTGTCTGTCAGTTTCCTACACAGGCTTCTGCACAGGAAGCGGGAATGAGTCTGGAAGAATATGAAGAATTTGTATATAATGCATGTCATTTATACGCTGACGACCCAAAGTCAGAATGGCTCAAAGTTCGGGAGACCCAACAGAAGATGGTTGATTATTTAAATGTATCCGATAAGATAAGATATTTGTGTGGTCAGACGGATATAGAGTTTAGTGTTAAAGACAGAATCTGGATCAATTCTGACGGCAGAGCCAATATGCCGAGCGGTGAAGTATTTACCGGACCGGTAGAGAATTCCGTTAATGGAGTGATTTATTTCAATTTTCCTTCCATTTATATGGGCAATGAAGTGGAAGGAATAACACTTTGGGTGAAAGAAGGAAAAGTATATAAATGGCATGCGGAAAAAGGACAGACTTTTTTGGATATGATTTTTTCTATCGAAGGAGCAGAATATTTTGGAGAAGTGGCCATCGGGACCAACTATAATATTCAGAAGGCAACCAAAAATATTCTTTTTGATGAAAAAATCGGCGGCACCGTCCATATGGCAATCGGGCAATCTTATATACAAACCGGCGGGCTGAACAAGTCAGCAATCCATTGGGATATGATCACTGACATGAAAAACGGGGGTGAGATTTATGCTGATGACAAATTGATTTATAAAAACGGATTTTTTTTATTGTCTTAA
- the ligA gene encoding NAD-dependent DNA ligase LigA, giving the protein MLYTSEMQKKFTELSKKFLSEKATLADLSILREILIFHERKYYIEDNPLISDFEYDQLYKQLVTIEEQHPEMITPDSPTQRVSVDLSGDFPPVMHTVPMLSLDNSYNESDLTDFDNSIKKLCNLPSDSDVEYCVEPKFDGGSIALVYEENLLVRAATRGNGMMGEEMTPNAKSMPSIPLKADFSTHGIFKAELRGEALIRKDRFSEINKEREQEGLSIFANPRNAATGGLRMKDPNETRRRGLEAFIYQLAYAADADGKSKLSDLTTHFEGIDLLGKLGFKIPKNETRVCKNIREVVEFCHHWQVKRDDYPYEIDGMVIKVNSLQLQEKCGFTSHHPRWAVAFKFKAKQATSKLLKVEYQVGKIGSVTPVAKINPVYLAGVTVSSISLHNEDFIRSKDLRIHDTVLVERAGDVIPYIVKAMDELRDGTEIPIQFPTYCPINNTDVDVKLVKAEGEAAWRCPHCVCGAQHLQKMIFHVSKDAMDIDGFGKSYVEKFYDLGWLKDISDIYNLDYDLIAALDGFGKKSAENLKAAVEKAKNNPIHRLLHSLSIHHLGKKASKLIAEQINYVPELAEWPLEKFLDIKDIGPVVAENVKAWFSIPENIRMLQNMESYGVNMFQTEDDKALQVAEGAVFSGKTILFTGTLLQLGRKEAQEMAAKAGARNISAVSSNLDILVVGEKAGSKLKKAQEIGTVLIMTEEEFMGAVK; this is encoded by the coding sequence ATGCTCTACACATCTGAAATGCAAAAAAAATTTACGGAACTTTCAAAAAAGTTTTTATCAGAAAAGGCAACCCTTGCAGATTTATCCATCCTTCGGGAGATTCTCATTTTTCATGAACGAAAATATTATATTGAAGACAATCCTCTGATTTCAGATTTTGAATACGACCAGCTATACAAACAGTTAGTCACCATAGAAGAACAACATCCTGAAATGATTACCCCTGACTCCCCGACGCAGCGGGTGAGTGTTGATTTGTCCGGAGATTTTCCACCGGTTATGCATACTGTACCCATGCTTTCATTAGATAATTCGTATAATGAATCTGACCTGACCGACTTTGATAATTCAATCAAAAAGCTATGTAATCTTCCTTCAGATTCGGATGTTGAATATTGTGTGGAACCCAAGTTTGACGGAGGAAGTATAGCGCTGGTTTATGAAGAAAATCTTTTGGTCAGAGCTGCGACACGGGGAAATGGAATGATGGGTGAAGAAATGACGCCCAATGCTAAATCTATGCCTAGCATCCCTTTAAAAGCCGATTTTTCAACGCATGGTATTTTCAAAGCGGAATTGAGAGGCGAGGCTTTAATCAGAAAAGATCGTTTTTCAGAAATAAATAAAGAGCGGGAGCAGGAAGGACTTTCCATTTTTGCCAATCCCAGAAATGCGGCAACCGGTGGTCTGAGAATGAAAGACCCGAATGAAACCCGACGTCGCGGATTGGAAGCTTTTATTTATCAGTTGGCTTATGCTGCTGATGCAGATGGGAAATCAAAATTATCTGATCTTACAACCCACTTTGAAGGAATAGATTTATTGGGAAAACTGGGATTCAAAATTCCAAAAAATGAAACAAGGGTCTGTAAAAACATTAGAGAAGTAGTGGAATTTTGTCATCACTGGCAGGTAAAAAGGGATGATTATCCATATGAAATTGACGGCATGGTTATTAAAGTGAATAGCCTTCAATTGCAGGAAAAATGCGGTTTTACATCACATCACCCCCGATGGGCTGTAGCCTTTAAATTCAAAGCAAAACAAGCCACCAGTAAGCTGCTGAAAGTGGAATATCAGGTTGGCAAAATAGGTTCGGTCACACCTGTTGCCAAAATCAATCCTGTCTATCTGGCGGGAGTTACGGTTTCTTCGATTTCACTTCATAACGAAGATTTTATCAGAAGTAAAGATCTGAGAATCCATGATACAGTTTTGGTAGAGCGTGCCGGCGATGTGATTCCATATATTGTAAAAGCAATGGATGAATTACGTGACGGAACTGAAATACCCATACAGTTTCCGACTTACTGTCCGATCAATAATACAGATGTAGATGTGAAACTGGTAAAAGCTGAAGGGGAAGCAGCCTGGCGCTGTCCGCACTGTGTGTGTGGTGCTCAGCATCTTCAGAAAATGATATTTCATGTATCAAAAGATGCGATGGACATAGATGGATTTGGCAAATCCTATGTTGAAAAATTTTATGATCTTGGTTGGCTTAAAGATATAAGTGATATTTATAATCTGGATTATGATCTTATCGCCGCTTTGGATGGATTTGGCAAAAAATCTGCCGAAAACCTGAAAGCTGCTGTCGAAAAAGCAAAAAATAATCCAATACACCGATTACTCCATTCTTTAAGTATTCATCATCTCGGTAAAAAGGCTTCAAAATTAATTGCAGAACAAATAAATTATGTTCCGGAACTTGCAGAGTGGCCACTTGAAAAATTTCTGGACATCAAAGATATTGGTCCTGTGGTGGCTGAAAATGTAAAAGCATGGTTTTCCATACCGGAGAATATTCGAATGCTTCAAAATATGGAATCCTATGGAGTCAATATGTTTCAGACAGAAGATGACAAAGCACTTCAGGTAGCGGAAGGGGCTGTCTTTTCAGGAAAGACCATTTTGTTTACGGGAACTTTGTTGCAATTGGGAAGAAAAGAAGCACAGGAAATGGCGGCTAAAGCAGGCGCAAGAAATATTTCAGCCGTCAGTTCCAATCTCGATATTCTCGTTGTTGGCGAAAAAGCAGGATCCAAACTCAAAAAAGCGCAGGAAATAGGCACTGTCCTTATTATGACAGAAGAGGAATTTATGGGTGCTGTAAAATAA
- the aroB gene encoding 3-dehydroquinate synthase has translation MRISCNNYNIYLNEWDQLNKFIQSGKYDQVYVLVDENTEKYCLHILFEHIEKDLRIIRIQSGEKNKNLETCAFVWSELIRKGADRHSLLVNLGGGVIGDLGGFCAATFMRGIDFIQLPTTLLSQVDASVGGKLGIDFNGYKNMIGLFSDPKQIFIFTGFLQTLPGDQLRSGYAELLKHGLIADKNSWAQLSLEKEIRTINFEPLVYESVMIKKAVTEEDPYEKGNRKILNFGHTIGHAIESFWLDKKTPILHGDAIAIGMVSESYLSYRKGTINEMELFEIRNALIRIYGHHPGNVKDREKITELMLHDKKNRNGAIHFSLLNGIGRASYDIPVSLQMIDESLLFYSQKLYPKDRKQYRK, from the coding sequence ATGAGAATATCCTGTAATAATTATAACATTTATTTAAACGAATGGGATCAGTTAAATAAATTCATTCAAAGTGGCAAATATGATCAAGTCTATGTACTGGTGGATGAAAATACAGAAAAGTATTGCCTTCATATTCTGTTTGAGCATATTGAAAAAGATTTGCGCATTATCAGGATTCAGTCAGGTGAAAAAAATAAAAATCTTGAGACCTGTGCGTTTGTCTGGTCTGAACTGATCAGAAAGGGTGCAGACAGACATTCATTATTGGTCAATCTGGGCGGAGGTGTAATCGGTGATCTCGGTGGTTTTTGTGCAGCTACTTTCATGCGGGGAATTGACTTTATCCAATTACCGACAACCTTGTTAAGTCAGGTAGATGCTTCGGTAGGGGGAAAACTTGGAATTGATTTTAATGGTTACAAAAATATGATCGGCCTTTTTTCCGACCCTAAGCAGATATTTATATTTACTGGATTTCTTCAAACTCTTCCTGGAGATCAGTTGCGAAGCGGATATGCTGAATTATTAAAACACGGACTGATTGCGGACAAGAATTCATGGGCTCAGCTATCTTTGGAAAAAGAAATCCGAACTATTAATTTTGAGCCTTTGGTTTATGAATCTGTCATGATAAAAAAGGCTGTGACGGAGGAAGATCCTTATGAAAAAGGGAATCGAAAAATTCTGAATTTCGGGCATACCATCGGTCATGCAATAGAAAGTTTCTGGTTGGATAAAAAAACACCAATACTTCACGGAGATGCCATCGCCATCGGAATGGTGAGTGAATCCTACTTATCATACCGAAAAGGTACAATCAATGAGATGGAATTGTTCGAAATCAGAAACGCTCTGATCCGTATTTATGGCCACCACCCGGGAAATGTCAAAGACAGAGAGAAAATTACCGAGTTGATGTTGCATGACAAAAAGAACCGAAACGGAGCCATTCACTTTTCTTTGTTAAATGGAATAGGTCGTGCTTCATACGATATTCCGGTTTCACTTCAGATGATCGATGAAAGTCTGCTGTTTTACAGTCAGAAGTTGTATCCAAAAGACAGAAAACAGTATAGAAAATAA
- a CDS encoding antibiotic biosynthesis monooxygenase, with protein MIRRIVKMKFREDKIQDFIEIFEKSKPVILEMEGCHEVELWKDNQDESTMFTISKWDSISDLNNYRNTDFFISTWKQTKSLFFEKAEAWSLEEIISNHTPSKKH; from the coding sequence ATGATCAGAAGAATTGTGAAAATGAAATTCAGGGAGGATAAGATTCAGGATTTTATTGAAATATTTGAAAAATCCAAACCGGTCATTTTGGAAATGGAAGGATGTCACGAAGTAGAATTGTGGAAAGATAACCAGGACGAATCAACCATGTTTACCATCAGCAAATGGGACAGTATTTCTGATCTGAATAATTACAGAAATACGGATTTTTTCATTTCCACATGGAAGCAAACCAAATCACTTTTTTTTGAAAAAGCGGAAGCCTGGTCGTTGGAGGAAATCATTTCAAATCATACTCCTTCAAAAAAACATTAA
- a CDS encoding SAM-dependent chlorinase/fluorinase: MQIVSLTTDFGLKDYYVAELKASVMSKKNDFMIIDISHDVNPFEIVQAAFLLNNCLPSFPENSIHIIGVNIHYKRKAEIICFTRQNHFFIGPNNGVFTLIFDDLVEDEVFVVPENPELFSTTSSIFAHAAAYLGHGLPIHEIGPQVTLLHRRINIQPVVTSNQIRATIIQIDHYENVIINLKKDQFEKIRDGRNFSLYYKQNDPITFLSKDYGDVQIGEVLAFFNTAGFLEIAMNKEKASSILNLNINETIQINFY; the protein is encoded by the coding sequence ATGCAAATAGTTTCCTTAACTACTGATTTTGGTCTTAAAGATTATTACGTAGCAGAGCTAAAGGCATCTGTTATGTCCAAAAAGAATGATTTTATGATCATTGATATCAGTCATGACGTTAATCCTTTTGAAATCGTTCAGGCGGCATTTTTACTTAATAATTGTCTGCCGTCTTTCCCGGAGAATTCGATTCACATAATCGGAGTAAATATTCATTATAAACGAAAAGCGGAAATAATCTGTTTTACCAGACAGAATCACTTTTTTATCGGACCCAATAATGGTGTTTTTACACTAATTTTTGATGATTTAGTGGAAGATGAAGTATTTGTTGTACCTGAAAACCCCGAACTTTTTTCCACAACATCTTCCATTTTTGCGCATGCGGCTGCTTATCTAGGTCACGGATTACCTATCCATGAAATCGGCCCGCAGGTAACTCTATTACACCGAAGAATCAATATTCAACCGGTAGTAACCTCCAATCAGATCAGAGCTACGATTATTCAGATAGACCATTATGAAAATGTAATTATTAACCTGAAAAAGGATCAATTTGAAAAAATCAGAGATGGAAGAAATTTTTCATTGTACTACAAACAAAATGATCCGATTACTTTTTTAAGCAAAGATTATGGGGATGTACAGATCGGCGAAGTATTAGCATTTTTCAACACAGCAGGTTTTCTTGAAATAGCGATGAATAAAGAAAAAGCAAGTAGTATTCTCAATCTGAATATCAACGAAACGATCCAAATAAACTTTTATTAA
- a CDS encoding PhoH family protein → MSDVILTFEGIDPLELYGENNAKLNLLKKAFPDVQITSRGNQVKLKGEKKGTQDVKSKLELMVKMLKDKHDLSTQAVEDLLISDHAADNKISQHSAGGVIVYGKNGNPIKAKTQNQKMLVESSEENDIVFAIGPAGTGKTYIAVALAVKALKSKVVKKIILTRPAVEAGEHLGFLPGDMKDKVDPYLRPLYDALDDLLPAEKLNFFITNRVIEVAPLAFMRGRTLDHSFIILDEAQNCTTTQIKMFLTRLGPSAQCIITGDLSQIDLPGHQQSGLRKALNILKPVDGIGQVYLSSEDVVRHRLVKEIIRSYDLAEEEEKAERLMAREMKERAAEELSKKTNDIQS, encoded by the coding sequence TTGAGTGATGTAATATTGACCTTCGAAGGCATTGATCCCCTTGAATTATATGGTGAGAACAATGCAAAGCTAAATCTCCTGAAAAAGGCATTTCCTGATGTTCAGATTACTTCCAGAGGCAATCAGGTGAAGTTAAAAGGTGAAAAAAAGGGCACTCAGGATGTTAAAAGCAAACTGGAGCTCATGGTAAAAATGCTCAAAGATAAACATGACCTTTCTACACAGGCTGTTGAAGATCTGCTAATCAGTGATCATGCTGCGGACAATAAAATCAGTCAGCACTCAGCAGGGGGCGTCATTGTTTATGGAAAGAATGGCAATCCCATTAAAGCTAAAACCCAAAATCAAAAAATGCTGGTAGAATCCAGTGAGGAAAATGATATTGTGTTTGCAATTGGCCCTGCGGGGACGGGGAAGACTTATATTGCTGTTGCATTGGCTGTGAAAGCATTAAAAAGTAAGGTTGTTAAAAAAATAATTCTCACACGACCAGCCGTTGAAGCGGGTGAACATTTAGGTTTTCTTCCGGGTGATATGAAAGACAAGGTGGATCCGTATCTGAGACCTTTGTATGATGCATTGGATGATCTGTTGCCCGCAGAAAAACTGAATTTTTTTATTACCAATCGTGTCATTGAAGTAGCGCCGTTGGCTTTTATGAGAGGTCGTACTTTAGATCATTCATTTATTATACTGGACGAAGCTCAAAACTGCACAACCACTCAGATTAAAATGTTTCTGACCAGACTCGGACCATCTGCCCAATGTATTATCACAGGAGACTTGTCTCAGATAGATTTGCCCGGACATCAGCAATCCGGATTACGCAAAGCACTCAATATTCTGAAACCTGTTGATGGTATAGGTCAGGTTTACCTAAGCTCTGAAGATGTAGTGCGACACCGATTGGTCAAAGAGATCATTCGCTCTTATGACCTGGCTGAAGAAGAAGAAAAGGCTGAGAGACTAATGGCGAGAGAAATGAAAGAAAGAGCAGCAGAAGAATTATCAAAAAAAACAAATGATATTCAGTCATGA
- a CDS encoding OsmC family protein, with protein MTSKVIYNGELRTECVHLKSGQTIMTDAPLDNNGKGEAFSPTDLTATSLGTCMVTLMGIAARNHDIDIDGTQLEVTKHMAADPRRISAIDVRILMPDRIYDKKEQKLLETAARTCPVAYSLHPDIEQNLDFVWKK; from the coding sequence ATGACTTCAAAAGTGATCTATAACGGAGAACTCCGAACCGAATGTGTTCATCTCAAATCCGGACAGACCATTATGACGGATGCCCCCTTGGATAATAATGGAAAAGGAGAGGCTTTCTCTCCAACCGACCTTACTGCTACATCCTTAGGTACCTGTATGGTTACGTTAATGGGTATTGCAGCCCGTAACCATGATATAGACATTGACGGTACACAACTGGAAGTGACCAAACATATGGCGGCTGATCCCAGAAGAATTTCTGCTATCGATGTCAGAATTCTGATGCCTGACAGAATTTATGATAAAAAAGAACAAAAACTACTCGAAACAGCGGCAAGAACCTGCCCGGTAGCTTACAGCCTTCATCCGGATATCGAGCAAAATCTGGACTTTGTATGGAAGAAGTAA
- a CDS encoding response regulator transcription factor, protein MIKTIIIEDEIASQELLSNIITDYCPDLRLKGVASGIEDGIELIKANNPDLVFLDIQIGNDTGFDLLDLIDEIDFKVIITTAHEEYALKAFKYEAIDYILKPYTPKDVVKSVQRIRELLSENSAFQQLEKVIKNSLLHKETDKITIPTVDGLTVYKLENITRIEGNGAYCKLFSTDSKALLISKSLRQLEAMLPENQFYRIHDSHIINLLHVREFRKEDGGIIILENDEQVPVSRRKKQEFLERMMEFGRK, encoded by the coding sequence ATGATTAAAACAATCATTATAGAGGACGAAATTGCATCACAAGAATTATTGAGTAACATTATTACTGACTATTGCCCCGATCTTCGATTGAAAGGTGTTGCTTCAGGAATTGAAGACGGTATAGAACTTATTAAAGCGAATAATCCTGATCTTGTCTTTTTAGATATACAAATTGGGAATGATACAGGATTTGATTTATTGGACCTAATTGACGAAATAGATTTTAAAGTAATTATCACAACTGCACATGAAGAATATGCATTAAAAGCTTTTAAATACGAAGCGATTGACTACATTTTGAAGCCATACACACCAAAAGATGTTGTCAAATCGGTGCAAAGAATCCGGGAATTACTGAGTGAAAATTCAGCTTTCCAACAATTGGAAAAAGTAATAAAAAATAGTTTGCTGCATAAAGAAACTGATAAAATTACTATTCCAACCGTGGATGGATTAACAGTTTATAAGCTGGAAAATATCACAAGGATTGAGGGTAACGGTGCATATTGCAAACTATTTTCTACCGACTCAAAAGCATTACTGATCAGTAAAAGTCTGAGACAATTAGAAGCAATGCTACCCGAAAATCAGTTTTATAGAATTCATGACAGTCATATAATCAATCTTCTTCATGTAAGGGAGTTTAGGAAGGAAGATGGAGGTATAATTATATTAGAAAATGATGAGCAGGTACCGGTGTCAAGAAGGAAAAAGCAGGAATTTCTGGAAAGAATGATGGAATTTGGTAGAAAATGA